In Rhodothermales bacterium, the genomic stretch TTCGTGACGCTGGTGACAAGAATGTCGCGGGTCTGGCTCGTTCGGCCGCGATGCTTGCGGAGCGGGCGCGGAGCAAGCAGCTTCAGCCTGATGACCTGCAGGGAGGTACCTTCACGGTGACAAATGTCGGCTCTCTGGGCTCACTCATGGGAACGCCCATCATCGCGCAGCCACAGGTGGCTATTCTGGCGACAGGCGCCATCAAGAAGAGACCGGTCGTGATCGAAGACAATGATCTGGGTGATGTGATCGCGATTCGGCACATGATGTACGTCTCGTTGAGCTACGATCATCGCATCATCGACGGCGCGATGGCCTCTTCGTACCTGCAGCGCCTGATTGTGGAACTGGAATCGTACTCAGCCGAATCGGCGATCTAGTCTGAAGACGGTCCTTTTCGGGCACTTCCTGCAAGGAATTATGTCCGTTATTGCATCTCTGATGACCGTTATTGTAACTTGGGGTACTCAGGTCGACGGATCCTGACCCGCACATCGGGCAGGAGAGCGAGCACTGGCGCTCCCGTCGAAGGAAGAACTCCAGCACATGGGCAGCAAGTCTACCAAAGTCGGCTCCGGGTCGACTACGCGACGCCGAAAGTCGCTAAGCCTCTCGTCCGGCGAACTTCGTCGGCGCATCGACGATTTTCTCCGTGAGTATCTGACGGAGAAGAGCCCGGCCACGGTGGGCACCTATCGGCGTGCGCTGAACGAGTTTGAACGCTGGTTTGTCCGGATCAAGGGCAAGTTCGGGTTCAGCGTCGAGGACGTGACCGACTACAAGACGTACCTGATGGAGGATCGCGAATTGCATCAGGTTTCGGTTTCGACCTACCTGACGGCCCTAAGGCGGTTCTGTCAGTATCTGGTAGATATCGGACTGCTGGAAGAGAATCCGGCCCGGCAGGTCAAGGGGAACCGGCGACCCACAAGTCACTCCAGAGAAGTCCTTACGCTATCCGAGATCAAGTCACTTCAGAAGGAACTGACGGTGAACTCGATGATCGGCGTTCGTGACAGGGCCATCGTCTCTCTGATGCTGTATGGCGGGATGAGCGAGATCGAGATCGTGCGTGCGGACGTGCGTGATATCGAGCAGACGCTCATGGGATGGTACCTCCGGGTGCAGGGCAAGGGCAGAACCGTGAAGGACCAATCGATCCCGCTGGACGGCCGGGTACTCAGCGATTTACAGGAGTACCTGGAGCGTCGCGGACGTGTCCGGCCGGAAGACGCACTGTTTGCTTCGCATGGGCACCGCTCCGAGGGTGAAAGACTCAATACACGGTCGGTACGAAGCCGTATCAACGGATATCTGAAATCGGCCGGCCTCAAACGGCCCGGCATCACACCCCATAGCCTGACTCACACTGCCGCATTGATCTGGCTCAATGAAGGGGTGGACGTTGAGGAGGTGAAGCGGCGCATGCGCCACGGCACGCTTGAGACGACGATGATCTACTTCAAGCAGCAGGGGCTTCTAAAGGGAAAGCGATCACCCGGCTAGCCCCCTGATTCTTTACAGCGTCGTGCCGATCGTGAGCTGGTTCAGGCCACCTAGCGACGACCATGAACTGTATGCGTAGTCGAACTTGATCCGACGGACCACGATCCCGGCCCCGATACCCACTCCTGCAAAGTCCAGGCGGCTCTTCTGCTTCAGCGACTCGTGCTTCCGATGATTGTATCCCAGTCGCACGTGGAATGCGGGAGAGAACCGGACCTCTCCACCGAACGCGAGGTACTGGAAGACCGAACCGATACCCGACGCGCCTTCCGGGGCGTTTCCGATGTTGTGGAGATCGAAGGCCGTCGCCGTCAACAGGATCGGCAGATGCTCGAGCTTCTTGGCTATACCGATTCGCAGGTCGAACGGCAGCTCGTCGCGGGTTTCGCCGAATGAACTTACTGTCACACCGACGTTGTTCAGTGAAACGCTCGCGGCAAAATTCGATTCGGCGAGGACATACGTGGCGCCGAAGTCGGCAGCCAAAGCGGAGGCGTGATACGTATCGATCGACGAGTAGACAACATGCAGATTGGCACCGTATCGTATTCGACTGTTGTATTCTCGGGCAGCGCCAACGGTCAGTGCGATATCGCCGGCAGAAAACGTGCCGTCTCTTTCTCCGAATTCATTTGCGCGGTCGAAGGACCCCCAGCTCAGGAATCGCAGTCCCGCTCCGAACGAAGCCACGCCATCAACGTGCCTGGAGTAGGTGAGAAAGGCGGCGTTGATGTCGGAGAGATGATTCAGGTAAGAAAATGAAATCGACCCCGACGTCTCTTCACTCAGCAGTGCCGGATTGTAGTACAGGGCGTTCACGTCGCCGTCAAAGATCGCCATGAAAGATCCTGCCAACGCGGCAGACCGTGCGGAGGGATCCATTCGAAGGAACGAGAATCCGGTGACGCGATCAGCCTGCCCGAGAGCGACGGACGACATTGCGAAGGTCAGGATTGCCAGTACGGCCGTCGTCAATCTCATCAATATCGGACCGCTAATTGGTTGCTTGTTATTGCAGGTCTAATCGGCTTCGAGTATCGGCAACGTAACGCGAAAGGGAAAGTCACATAGGTTTGCCTTCACATCAGTAGCGGTAGATATACCCCCATGCACGTATGGGGTTCGGCCGGCACGATCCACGATTCGACCGGGCCCGTCTCCGTGCGAGTGCCGGGCGAAAAATTCGGCAATGCGGGGGAACGGATATCGGGTCGGCAGCGTGACAGAACGCGGCCTTATCGACTGTTGGACCGCTTTTTGTTATTCGTAGTTTCCCCCGGGGAAAACGCTTTTTTTGGCCTTCCAGGACACAATCCCCAGTCCGCGGCGGTCAGTCTTTCGAATGATCCGGTCGTTATGTCACGTTGAGTACGCCGGCCTGAATGATAGCTATGTTGAATCTGCTGAAGATGGTGATGGGCGATAGCAACGAGCGCGAGCTCAAGAAGCTGTGGCCTGTCGTAGAAGAGATCAAGTCTTTCGAGCCACAGGTCCAGGCGCTTTCGGACGAACAGTTGAAGGCCAAGACGGGCGAGTTCAAGGCCAAGATTCGCGAGGCGGTAGCCGCGATTGAGGAAGAGCGCGACAAGATCAAGAAAGAACTGCGACGCGTTCCATCAAAGGTGATGGTTGAGGGGAACGGGCAGAGCGCAGGTGACGACGAGCGACTTGATCTCGAAGACCGTCTGGACTTGTACGACCGCCTCGATCAGCTGGAAGCTGACTGGCTTGAAGCGGTGGAGGACACGCTCGACGAGATCCTCCCGGAGGCATTTGCCGTTGTCAAGGACGCGTGTCGGCGGATGCTGGGAACGACGTGGGACGCGGGTGGCCAGACTATCACATGGGACATGGTGCCGTACGACGTGCAGCTGCTTGGCGGGGTCGTGCTGCACCAGGGCCAGATTGCCGAGATGAAAACCGGTGAGGGCAAGACCCTTGTCGCTGTCGCTCCTGTCTATCTCAACGCACTGGTCGGTAAGGGTGTGCACCTCGTAACGGTGAACCCGTATCTGGCGGAGCGCGATTCGCAGTGGATGGGTCCGGTACTGGAGTATCTGGGTCTTACAGTGGCTGTCATTGACAAGCACGAGCCCCACTCGCCTGCGAGACGTGCGGCGTACGCGGCCGATGTCACGTACGGTACGAACA encodes the following:
- the porQ gene encoding type IX secretion system protein PorQ codes for the protein MRLTTAVLAILTFAMSSVALGQADRVTGFSFLRMDPSARSAALAGSFMAIFDGDVNALYYNPALLSEETSGSISFSYLNHLSDINAAFLTYSRHVDGVASFGAGLRFLSWGSFDRANEFGERDGTFSAGDIALTVGAAREYNSRIRYGANLHVVYSSIDTYHASALAADFGATYVLAESNFAASVSLNNVGVTVSSFGETRDELPFDLRIGIAKKLEHLPILLTATAFDLHNIGNAPEGASGIGSVFQYLAFGGEVRFSPAFHVRLGYNHRKHESLKQKSRLDFAGVGIGAGIVVRRIKFDYAYSSWSSLGGLNQLTIGTTL
- a CDS encoding tyrosine-type recombinase/integrase; this encodes MGSKSTKVGSGSTTRRRKSLSLSSGELRRRIDDFLREYLTEKSPATVGTYRRALNEFERWFVRIKGKFGFSVEDVTDYKTYLMEDRELHQVSVSTYLTALRRFCQYLVDIGLLEENPARQVKGNRRPTSHSREVLTLSEIKSLQKELTVNSMIGVRDRAIVSLMLYGGMSEIEIVRADVRDIEQTLMGWYLRVQGKGRTVKDQSIPLDGRVLSDLQEYLERRGRVRPEDALFASHGHRSEGERLNTRSVRSRINGYLKSAGLKRPGITPHSLTHTAALIWLNEGVDVEEVKRRMRHGTLETTMIYFKQQGLLKGKRSPG